The genomic stretch NAAAAAGGGCAGGAAGTGGGCACAGGGAAAAGAGGTGATAAAGAGCATTTACATCCAGTAAAACAACCCCAAACAGCAAAATACCATTTGCAGCCCATCAAGCTGGTCAAgacacgcacatgcacgcacgcgcacacagacacacacacagacacagacacacacacacacacacacacacacatcaattaCAGTGACCAGGAGACTAGGCAGGGGAAATGGACATACTCTTTTTACTGGCTGTGCTGGCTGGCATGAATGCAAATCAGTACAATGCTTATGAAGGGCCCATTTGGCAACACACaggaaaagtctttaaaatatccTGCAAGGATATTTTACTGTGGATCCTGCAAGTCCACAATTAAGAAGACCATCCGGTAGGCTAGCGAAGATTTGGCTTGACAAGGAAGGATTCATTCATCAGAGTATGCAGTGTTGGGtttaaacacaagaaaagaacTAGGCACCACCTGAATGTCCAACAATGCGGGATTGATTCAGAAATGTTAAAGATCCATCGATACACTCTGCAGGCATTGAAGATGACATTTTGGAAGCCTGTTGAATAGCATGGGAAGAAGTTCAATGGgttgatttttgtttggttttagtttCTGAAGAAGCAGGTTAAGAAACACCACACACATGAACCATTCTGTAACAGTGAGTTAAAAGggaaggtggggtgggagtgaggaagggagggagacagagggagagaagagagcctGGAAAAACAGCACACCAAAAAGTGGTTGTCTCTGGGTAGTAGGATCATGGGGAACAAGTACTCTCTTGGTTTTCCCTCATctgatttccttctcctttctgatgTTTCTACCATGAAACTGTATCACCTGTGTAGCCAACGAAGAGAGAATGAAAGTGTTTTTTAAACCAAACCACAAGGAGAAGAGGCAGCCTGTAATCTATCAAGTGGCACAGATTAGCAAGATTATTCGCAGGCCCTtggtgggtgtggggggaggagagaggtggggagagcagaagggagggagggggggaggagggtaggaaaggagggaagaagagagggagaaggagagagagggggaaggagggggagagggaaggaggggagagggaaggcgagagacagagagacagagacagacagagagagagagacctgcaCTCCCAGTACAATACAATACACTGCTGGTGGGTTAGGGGGGCAAAGAGGGGGGTTGTAAACCGGGTGGGAGCCAAGGTTTGGCTCTGCTGGCTGGCTCGTTCCTGGCATGTCTTCATCGCAAGGTGGCCTCCTCATCGGTGTCTTCCTCGAAATCCTTGACGTCAGCACTGGTGGATTGCCTGGCCCAGGCTCCCCTTTCGGCCTCTCGTTCTTTATGCGACTTGAATCTCCCAACGAAAATTTTGCGGTAGTTCAGGAACATGCCATTCATCGCATCAATGGCCCGCTCTGCGGACTCCTGCTTCTGGAAGTGCACAAACCCGTAGCCCTTGGGCCCCTTTTCGTCGCAGGCCACTTTGCAGGACAGGATGTTGCCAAACGCCGAGAAGATGTTGTACAGCGCCTTGTTGTCGATGGTCTTGCCCAGGTTCTTGATGAAGACGTTGCCCACCCCACTCTTGCGGAGCGAGGGGTCCCGCTGGGACCACATGATGCGCACGGGCCTGCCCTTGATGACATCAAAGTTCAGGGTTTCCAGGGCCCGCTTGGCGTCCACCGGTTGCTGGTAGTTGACGTACGCGTAGCCCAACGAGCGGCGGGTGATCTTGTCCCTGCAAATGCGGATGGAGAGGATGGGCCCGGCCGGGCTGAACTTCTCGTACAGCATCGCCTCTGTCACTTCAGGGTGCAGGTCGCCCACGTACAGCGAGGCCATAGGAAAGTCTGGGTTCCCCTCGGAGCCCCGGCTGGTCTCCGCATCCGCATCTGCATCCgcagctgccgccgccgccgccgccgcagccgccgccgccgccaccgccgccgccaccTCCGCATCCGCATCCGCATCCGCCTCCCCCGAGGAGGGCGCCGCAGCCTCCGctgctgcggcggcggcggcggcggcggcggcggcggcggctttGGCCGCGCTGGCCTCCACAACCGCTGCCGCCAGGGCGGCCTccgcctcctccccctctgccaggGCGGCCGTCGCCTCCCCCCGGGTGGCCTCTGCCACTGCCTCCTCTACTGAGGCCTCGGCCTCCACCTCAGCCTCCACCTCTGCTTCCGCCTCCGCTACGGAGGCCTCCGCCACAGCCTCTGCCACGGTCGCCGCCGcagcctccgccgccgccgcagccgctgccgccaccgccgccgccagTGTCGCCGCTGTCGCCACGGTCGCCGGTGCCGCCAGGCCGCTGCCGCGACCTCCCTTCCCGCGAGCTGGGGGGCGGAGAGGCGGGAAAGTGCAGGAGGGCGGGTGGGCGCTGGAACCCGGGCCGAGGGCGCGAGCGGGAGCTGGGGCCGGGACCCGGGGCCAGCCGATCTGGCGAGTCCAAGTCACTTGGGATAGCAAGCGAGCGCTGCTAGGAGCGCGCCGGTGCCTGTCGCCGCAGCCTGCAgcctgctgctgccgccgccgctcgGTCGTGGGCTAGCGTGCGgggcgcgggcgggcgggcggcgtgtggtggggggcggggggtgttgGCGTCTGTGGTCCGGGCAGCTGGGAAGGCTTCTGTCTCTTTGGTTCCCCCTGCGGCTGCTGCGGGGCTGTGGGGCCGCGGGCTGTGGGAGGGGGCGGGAGCGGGAgctttggggcgggggggggggaaggggggggggggggtgagtcCACAGCCTCTCAGGTTGCCTGGATATTTAtgaagaggaaggcagggaaagGGTTCCACTGTGGACTGCGGGAATACGGGTTAGATTTAGAGGGTTTTGTTTTATCCCCCCTCTCCCCATAGtacatttaaatgattaaatcaaGTACCTTGCAAGAGCGGGTGGGTGGCATGGAGAATACACTTGCCTGGCCTAAAACAAAGCCGAGAAAAATGGGTTTCTCACATCCAGGGCTTCTCCCCACTTCCGCTCACACACACTCCCCAAGATCACCGCCACCAAAGACACAACACCTTCTCTGAGCAGGAGCTGGGGCCAGTGGGGCAAGCTCCCCCTGCAGCCTGCTGACCCATTTTCTCAGAgaatccgccccccccccccgccttttccAGCTCTTTCCCTCCTCTGCAACACTTGCAGAAGAGGGAATAAAgaacatgtattcattcattcataatgccatgccacaaatatttatggagcctGTGCCGGTCCCTAGGGATACAGGGGTCTGGGAAGCAGGAGACATAAGCTGGTTTTGAGCTTGTCCTTGGGAACAGACAGTCTGGGCTGGAAACCCTGTCCCTGCTCCAGACTACCGGAGAACTAGAGACCTGGGGTTCTTCCGcgtccccccccccaattcttcttcccacccacccagccTCCATACATGCAGCCCAACAGAGGGGGAATCAAGAGCACCCTGTCCTTAGTGCTGTCTTCCATGATACCCTGAGGAAAGCCAAACcaagggctggggacagggcctgGTCCAGCACTTGTTTGTTCTTGGCTCTACCCTCAAGGTGCTAAGGTTACCAACATGAACCAAGAAATACACATCCATGttcaaatcaaaaacaaaacctgaaatcTCTAGAATGAGGTGCCTGGTCCCAGGTCATCAGCTAATATTTGTGAAAGCCTTATCAAGTACTTGGCACTGGGAGCTAAGGGACAGGCCATGTGATAAGTGAGCAGTGAGTGTTGATGTGTTCGAGGTGTGGGGCTGGGTGAGAAAAGGTGAGCAGTATGTGTTGTGGAAGCAGAGAGGCCACACAGGGCCAAATGCTGAGGGGATAGACAAGTGAGCAACCATTAGAGTAGAGTGTAACAGAAGCGAGGGTCCCACTTGCTCCAGAAAGGAGCACCCAGCCACTAACTCTTCCTGGTAGGAGTCAAGTGAGGCTGCACAGAAGATGAAAGCCCCAAGATGAGCTCTGAAAGGTGAGTCCACCgtgtggaggcaggaaggaaggcatTCCAAACAGAGGGGTCAGTCTGTGCCAAGGCCCTGTGGCATGCTAGCACACACAAAGCCACTTCTGGTCATGCCCAATAATCTGGCGTGGACAGAGATCATGTCTCCAAGAGCACATGGCAGGAGATGGAGCTGGAAGGTGTGGAGCC from Neomonachus schauinslandi chromosome X, ASM220157v2, whole genome shotgun sequence encodes the following:
- the PABPC1L2A gene encoding polyadenylate-binding protein 1-like 2; this translates as MASLYVGDLHPEVTEAMLYEKFSPAGPILSIRICRDKITRRSLGYAYVNYQQPVDAKRALETLNFDVIKGRPVRIMWSQRDPSLRKSGVGNVFIKNLGKTIDNKALYNIFSAFGNILSCKVACDEKGPKGYGFVHFQKQESAERAIDAMNGMFLNYRKIFVGRFKSHKEREAERGAWARQSTSADVKDFEEDTDEEATLR